Proteins encoded in a region of the Streptomyces sp. NBC_01471 genome:
- a CDS encoding GNAT family N-acetyltransferase, whose amino-acid sequence MNKPAPVVRLRVPTEEDAFAWHRVFDDPDVMEFHGGASKEVSVYEELTARQRRHDAERGFCLWTMLDGDGEVMGFTGAQPWPHETFGPVGRIEIGWRLGRKYWGHGYVTTAARMTLERVGAAGVGEVFAMVDAENQRSIAVTRRLGMEMHETFVTPVSTRKGHCFRLDLPVGAG is encoded by the coding sequence GTGAACAAGCCTGCGCCGGTCGTCCGGCTGCGTGTCCCCACCGAGGAGGACGCCTTCGCCTGGCACCGGGTGTTCGACGACCCGGACGTCATGGAATTCCACGGGGGTGCGTCGAAGGAGGTGTCGGTGTACGAGGAGTTGACCGCGCGGCAGCGCAGACATGACGCCGAGCGCGGATTCTGCCTCTGGACGATGCTCGACGGGGACGGCGAGGTGATGGGGTTCACCGGTGCGCAGCCCTGGCCGCACGAGACGTTCGGGCCGGTCGGCCGGATCGAGATCGGCTGGCGGCTCGGGCGGAAGTACTGGGGCCACGGCTATGTGACGACGGCCGCCCGTATGACGCTGGAGCGGGTAGGGGCGGCCGGTGTCGGTGAGGTGTTCGCGATGGTCGACGCGGAGAACCAGCGGTCGATCGCGGTGACGCGGCGGCTCGGGATGGAGATGCACGAGACATTCGTGACACCGGTGTCGACGCGGAAGGGGCACTGCTTCCGGCTGGATCTGCCGGTCGGGGCCGGCTGA
- a CDS encoding demethylmenaquinone methyltransferase, whose product MTRASLDKQPHEVASMFDDVAANYDLTNDVLSLGQARLWRKEVARAVGARPAQKVLDLAAGTATSSLPFAQTGAYVVPCDFSIGMLQVGKERHPHLPLTAGDATKLPFRDGVFDAVTISFGLRNVQETDAALRELYRVTKPGGRVVICEFSQPTWAPFRTVYTEYLMRALPPVATAVSSNPDAYVYLAESIRAWPDQPALAARLQQAGWSDVAWRNLTGGIVALHRGFKRTD is encoded by the coding sequence GTGACCCGAGCATCCCTGGACAAGCAGCCGCACGAAGTCGCCTCGATGTTCGACGACGTGGCGGCGAACTACGACCTCACCAACGACGTGCTCTCCCTCGGGCAGGCACGTCTGTGGCGCAAGGAGGTGGCCAGGGCAGTCGGCGCCCGCCCCGCGCAGAAGGTCCTCGACCTGGCCGCCGGGACGGCGACGTCCTCGCTGCCGTTCGCGCAGACCGGTGCGTACGTCGTGCCCTGCGACTTCTCGATCGGCATGCTCCAGGTCGGCAAGGAACGCCATCCGCACCTCCCGCTGACGGCGGGTGACGCGACGAAACTGCCCTTCCGCGACGGGGTCTTCGACGCCGTGACGATCTCCTTCGGGCTGCGCAACGTCCAGGAGACGGATGCCGCGCTGCGGGAGCTGTACCGGGTCACCAAGCCCGGCGGCCGGGTGGTGATCTGCGAGTTCTCGCAGCCCACCTGGGCCCCGTTCCGCACCGTCTACACCGAGTACCTGATGCGGGCGCTGCCCCCGGTGGCGACCGCAGTCTCGTCCAACCCGGACGCGTACGTCTATCTCGCCGAGTCGATCCGCGCCTGGCCGGACCAGCCCGCGCTCGCCGCCCGCCTCCAGCAGGCCGGCTGGTCGGACGTCGCCTGGCGGAATCTGACCGGCGGCATCGTGGCGCTGCACCGGGGCTTCAAGCGGACCGACTGA
- the mqnC gene encoding cyclic dehypoxanthinyl futalosine synthase codes for MTENADLTSVNVAAVLDRAAEGGRITPEEAVVLYRDAPLHALGAAADAVRRRRYAGTEHIATYIIERNINYTNLCVTACKFCAFYAAPKDTEKGWTRDLDDILRRCAETIELGGTQIMFQGGHHPDFGVEYYEEHFSAIKKAYPELVIHSLGASEVEHMARISKVSVEEAVSRIHAAGLDSFAGAGAELLPARPRTAIAPLKESGERWLEIMETAHGLGVESTSTMLMGTGETNAERIEHLRMIRDVQDRTGGFRAFIPYTYQPENNHLKGRTQATLFEYLRMIAIARLFLDNVAHIQGSWLTTGKEVGQLSLHYGADDLGSIMLEENVVSSAGAKHRSNRMEIIDLIRKAGRVPAQRATTYEHLVVHDDPANDPVDDRVVSHLSSTAIEGGTAHPELKLLDAN; via the coding sequence GTGACCGAGAACGCCGACCTTACGTCTGTAAATGTCGCAGCCGTCCTCGACCGTGCCGCCGAAGGCGGGCGCATCACTCCCGAGGAAGCGGTCGTCCTGTACCGCGACGCCCCGCTGCACGCCCTGGGCGCGGCGGCCGACGCCGTGCGCCGTCGCCGGTATGCCGGGACCGAGCACATCGCCACGTACATCATCGAGCGCAACATCAACTACACGAACCTCTGCGTCACGGCGTGCAAGTTCTGTGCCTTCTACGCGGCCCCGAAGGACACCGAGAAGGGCTGGACCCGCGACCTCGACGACATCCTGCGCCGCTGCGCGGAGACCATCGAGCTCGGTGGCACACAGATCATGTTCCAGGGCGGGCACCACCCGGACTTCGGCGTGGAGTACTACGAGGAGCACTTCTCGGCCATCAAGAAGGCGTACCCGGAGCTGGTCATCCACTCCCTCGGCGCCTCCGAGGTCGAGCACATGGCGCGGATCTCCAAGGTGTCGGTCGAAGAGGCCGTCTCGCGGATCCACGCGGCCGGGCTCGACTCCTTCGCCGGTGCGGGCGCCGAGCTGCTGCCCGCGCGGCCGCGCACGGCCATCGCGCCGCTCAAGGAGTCCGGCGAGCGCTGGCTGGAGATCATGGAGACGGCGCACGGTCTCGGCGTCGAGTCCACGTCCACCATGCTCATGGGCACCGGCGAGACCAACGCCGAGCGCATCGAGCACCTGCGGATGATCCGCGACGTACAGGACCGGACCGGCGGCTTCCGTGCCTTCATCCCGTACACGTACCAGCCCGAGAACAACCACCTGAAGGGCCGGACGCAGGCCACCCTCTTCGAGTACCTGCGCATGATCGCCATCGCCCGGCTCTTCCTCGACAACGTCGCCCACATCCAGGGCTCCTGGCTGACGACCGGCAAGGAGGTCGGCCAGCTGTCGCTGCACTACGGCGCCGACGACCTCGGCTCGATCATGCTGGAGGAGAACGTGGTCTCGTCGGCCGGTGCCAAGCACCGGTCGAACCGGATGGAGATCATCGACCTCATCCGCAAGGCCGGCCGCGTTCCCGCGCAGCGCGCGACGACGTACGAGCACCTCGTCGTGCACGACGACCCGGCGAACGACCCGGTCGACGACCGTGTCGTCTCGCACCTCTCGTCCACGGCGATCGAGGGCGGCACGGCCCACCCCGAGCTGAAGCTCCTCGACGCCAACTGA
- a CDS encoding BTAD domain-containing putative transcriptional regulator, protein MARNTPGSTGPTNRTPQPLPRQRTAGDFAKAFFAFLALAGLLLAVPLALSTQGWPLPHSMPSFDMVQQQITVDTFVNILVCVVWLAWAQFAACVLVEIKAAVSGVGMPSHIPGAGPSQMLARQLIAALLLVSATAASFAPGIAQFGQSLESTHKPTVAAAQQAPGIGSAQQARAAVASQADAQSQAEQVHAKTGAEGATKFYRISPPEGRHHDSLWEIAQRHLGDGRRYKEIYQLNKDRMQPDGTKLSEASLIRPGWIMEMPADAHGGEVVEMPDQAPNVSEQVRHQIDEYAKSGNHQEQPAQQHQGGSRGDNPTAQISVPEQRLPNAPATGSGSGAGSGAVAEAPSQSTDSGLGLSAALIGAPLLAAGVLGALGRRRRMALWQSAMTAVAGRRGMEPPVPTGDEADAHDALLVGADPDAVRFLDLALRGLSSSLGQENRPLPVVYAAWLTGDDLHLQLAQPSGTPPAPWEQGQDQTFWRLERSAVAAYEGIDPEAAAAPYPGLVSLGTRDDARLLLNLEAVPGLVALTGADPDRAAVLSSVAAELATNGWSDRMTVTVVGFGAELSPLAPTRLRHLGSVDELIETLGAEIGQRRSALGTAGHDSVLTGRTGPAQQTRWAPHLVLVADEPTADEATALAELTSDSGRLGIGCLIGAGSSVQLPGATWDLEITAEGRLLAPLLGLELDAQLLPQAQHEAVVRLFADAAPEGDGPEPARPFLVDITEQGRPAVYARLVGPYEIIGLDTPDSERSALLHEALALLLLHREGVHPRVLASAMWPRGVTPEVCDALIERLRLWLGTDEDGSARLRTDSTGRLTLAPSVVSDLDVLRSLHHEATEGRGARRASVRERLLTDALGLVRGPLLADRTEGRYTWLTHEIIDTQLPLLVADVALALSAHHLEQEQPEKAIAALRAAVSGSSADERLWNEMLRATHATGDEARLRELASDLAVRGGDRGLPPRTEALLDELLPGWRGGVAAAG, encoded by the coding sequence ATGGCGCGCAATACTCCCGGCTCGACGGGCCCGACCAACCGGACGCCTCAGCCTCTGCCCCGGCAACGGACCGCGGGTGACTTCGCCAAGGCGTTCTTCGCGTTTCTCGCGCTCGCGGGGTTGCTGCTCGCGGTGCCGCTCGCCCTGTCCACGCAGGGCTGGCCGCTGCCGCACAGCATGCCGTCCTTCGACATGGTGCAGCAGCAGATCACCGTCGACACGTTCGTGAACATCCTGGTCTGCGTCGTCTGGCTGGCCTGGGCGCAGTTCGCCGCGTGCGTCCTGGTGGAGATCAAGGCGGCCGTCTCCGGCGTCGGAATGCCCTCGCACATTCCCGGTGCGGGGCCGAGCCAGATGCTGGCCCGGCAGCTCATCGCCGCGCTGCTCCTGGTCAGCGCCACCGCCGCGAGCTTCGCGCCCGGCATCGCGCAGTTCGGGCAGTCGCTCGAGTCGACGCACAAGCCGACGGTCGCGGCCGCGCAGCAGGCCCCGGGGATCGGCTCCGCGCAGCAGGCGCGGGCCGCCGTGGCCTCGCAGGCCGACGCGCAGTCCCAGGCCGAGCAGGTGCACGCGAAGACCGGGGCCGAGGGCGCGACGAAGTTCTACCGGATCAGCCCGCCCGAGGGCCGCCACCACGACTCGCTGTGGGAGATAGCCCAGCGCCACCTGGGCGACGGCCGCAGGTACAAGGAGATCTACCAGCTCAACAAGGACCGGATGCAGCCGGACGGTACGAAGCTGTCCGAGGCGAGTCTGATCCGGCCCGGCTGGATCATGGAGATGCCGGCCGACGCCCACGGCGGCGAGGTCGTGGAGATGCCCGACCAGGCGCCGAACGTCTCCGAGCAGGTGCGCCACCAGATCGACGAGTACGCCAAGTCCGGGAACCACCAGGAGCAGCCCGCCCAGCAGCACCAGGGCGGCAGCCGCGGTGACAACCCGACGGCGCAGATCTCCGTACCGGAGCAGCGCCTTCCGAACGCGCCGGCCACCGGCTCCGGCTCCGGGGCCGGATCGGGCGCGGTCGCCGAGGCGCCGTCGCAGAGCACCGACTCCGGTCTCGGTCTGTCGGCGGCCCTCATCGGTGCCCCGCTGCTCGCCGCCGGTGTGCTCGGCGCGCTGGGCCGCCGCCGCCGGATGGCGCTGTGGCAATCGGCGATGACCGCGGTGGCCGGCCGGCGCGGTATGGAACCGCCGGTCCCGACCGGCGACGAAGCCGACGCGCACGACGCGCTGCTGGTCGGTGCCGACCCCGACGCCGTCCGCTTCCTCGACCTGGCGCTGCGCGGGCTCTCCTCCTCGCTCGGCCAGGAGAACCGCCCGCTGCCCGTCGTGTACGCGGCCTGGCTCACCGGCGACGATCTGCACCTCCAGCTCGCCCAGCCGTCGGGGACGCCGCCGGCGCCGTGGGAGCAGGGCCAGGACCAGACGTTCTGGCGGCTGGAGCGGTCGGCGGTCGCGGCGTACGAGGGGATCGACCCGGAGGCCGCGGCCGCCCCGTACCCGGGACTCGTCAGCCTCGGCACCCGCGACGACGCGCGGCTGCTGCTGAACCTGGAGGCCGTGCCCGGTCTGGTCGCACTCACCGGGGCCGACCCCGACCGGGCCGCCGTCCTCTCGTCCGTCGCCGCCGAACTGGCCACCAACGGCTGGTCGGACCGGATGACCGTCACGGTCGTCGGATTCGGCGCGGAGCTCAGCCCGCTGGCCCCGACGCGGCTGCGCCACCTCGGCTCCGTCGACGAGCTCATCGAGACGCTCGGCGCGGAGATCGGGCAGCGCCGCAGCGCGCTCGGCACGGCCGGTCACGACTCGGTCCTCACCGGACGGACCGGCCCGGCCCAGCAGACCCGCTGGGCGCCGCACCTGGTCCTCGTCGCGGACGAACCCACCGCCGACGAGGCCACCGCGCTCGCCGAACTGACCTCGGACTCGGGGCGGCTGGGCATCGGCTGTCTGATCGGTGCCGGTTCGTCGGTACAACTGCCCGGCGCCACCTGGGACTTGGAGATCACCGCAGAGGGCAGGCTGCTCGCACCGCTGCTCGGTCTCGAACTCGATGCCCAGCTGCTGCCGCAGGCGCAGCACGAGGCCGTCGTCCGGCTCTTCGCCGACGCCGCCCCGGAGGGCGACGGCCCCGAACCGGCCCGCCCGTTCCTGGTCGACATCACCGAGCAGGGCCGTCCCGCGGTGTACGCGCGGCTGGTCGGCCCGTACGAGATCATCGGCCTCGACACCCCGGACAGCGAACGCAGCGCCCTGCTGCACGAAGCGCTCGCGCTGCTCCTGCTGCACCGTGAGGGCGTCCACCCGCGGGTCCTCGCCTCGGCGATGTGGCCGCGCGGAGTCACGCCGGAGGTGTGCGACGCGCTCATCGAGCGGCTGCGGCTGTGGCTCGGCACGGACGAGGACGGCTCGGCCCGGCTCCGTACGGACAGCACCGGGCGGCTCACGCTCGCTCCGTCCGTGGTCTCCGACCTGGACGTGCTCCGTTCGCTCCACCACGAGGCGACCGAGGGCCGGGGCGCGCGGCGCGCCTCGGTGCGGGAGCGGCTCCTCACGGACGCGCTCGGGCTGGTACGGGGGCCGCTCCTGGCCGACCGTACGGAGGGCCGCTACACCTGGCTGACCCACGAGATCATCGACACACAGCTGCCGCTGCTCGTGGCCGATGTGGCGCTGGCCCTGTCGGCGCACCACCTGGAGCAGGAACAGCCGGAGAAGGCCATCGCCGCGCTGCGGGCGGCGGTCTCCGGGTCCTCGGCGGACGAGCGCCTGTGGAACGAGATGCTGCGCGCGACCCACGCGACGGGCGACGAGGCGCGGCTGCGGGAGCTCGCGTCGGACCTGGCCGTGCGGGGCGGTGACCGGGGGCTGCCGCCGCGCACGGAGGCGCTGCTGGACGAGCTGCTTCCGGGATGGCGCGGGGGAGTTGCGGCGGCGGGGTGA